The Rhododendron vialii isolate Sample 1 chromosome 1a, ASM3025357v1 region attatttaatatatctcaattaattctataatacaatgcatttaaaatgataaaatattataattacaagatataatcaattaaaaaataaaacgaaTTCTCAAAAGAGACTACTTAaattgaaacggagggagtaatgagcaaacaaaatgagatgGAGAGAGTATCAATTCACCGATATATCACCACACATTGGAAACGCTCCTATAGTTCGAACGAAAAGTCAATCATAAGaactaaacaaaaacaaaaatcaacaaaagtcaaaagcaaggGCTTTGTAATTTCGAACTATATTCATTTAAAAATGATTAAATAAAATAAGATGGGAAAACCCCCCAGCTAAATCCACCAAACACTCAATTCCAATAAGCTCATGGAACTCCCACCCtcccaaataaaaaacaattccaTCCCAACAACCCAcctataaaattaaaattaaaaaaaaaaacctaaaaattatAACACAATTGTTTTAAAATCagactaaaataaaaataaaaaaaggacaaaaaataacccACTTACGTACGCAAAGTGCGCAATTTAGAAACGGCCCACACAAAGCTCTCCTAAGGCGTAACGGAACGGGGCGGGGTCCTCGACTCCTGCGGCGGCGTATGGCCGTCCGATCCCTTCGACGGCTCATCCGACGACTGTCGCAGCCCGTCATCTGTCGTCTCTCCCCGATTAATCTCCTCCATCATACGCACCACCTCCGGCATGTCCGGCCTCTGATCCGGCACGGTCGACACGCAAGCCATCGCGATCTGAAGGAGCTGAACCATCTCCTCCTCGATGTTGTGGTACCTCATCAACTCGACGTCGAAGACCTCAGCCGTCCATTCCTCCCGCACCACCGACTGGACCCACCGCGGCAAATCGATCCCTTCCTCGCCCAGAGAGGCCTGGTTGGGCGATTTTCCGGTGAGGAGCTCTAGTAGGAGGACGCCGAAGCTGTACACGTCGGACTTGTACGTGGCCTTTCGGGTCTCGAGGACTTCTGGCGCGCGGTAGCCGGCGACGCGGTTAGGCGGCGTGGCGGCGCCGAAGAGAGGGGTGAGGCCGAAGTCGGAGACGCAGCCGTCGTGGTCGTGGCGGAGGAGGACGTTGGAGGCCTTGATGTTGCCGTGGATTATTTTGCCGGACACGTGGAGGTGGGAGAGGCCTCGGGCTGTGCTGAGGGCGATTTTCATCCGGTTGTCCCAGTCTAGTGGGGTCCGACCCGACCCTCTGCTGCCTGCAAAATTATAACCCGTTGTTTAGGTCACCGgtcttcaaaaaacaaaacaaaaaaacacaaaaaaaagaggaataGAATTGCCGTGGGAAAAAACCAACTATGCTTAAAGGgcttttggggattttttggtttctctcttgttttgtttgtattcttttttttttcgcatttgttttTATGcgcttaatttttgtgaattattaattcatctcgCCAGAatgaattacaaaattaaaaattatttcgaaatattttttaaaatatctgagataaaaaaaagaaggctttcagactttatcttgaatatttcaaaaaaatatttaaataaaagtcaaaattttttgtttttccgatTCGTTTTGACGTGGCGAATCAATTAATCCACAAGTTTTTAAGCACAAacctaacaaatgcgaaaaaaattaaataaagataaaacaaaaaaatatccaaaaattatAGCGAAACTTTGGCCCAAGTATACATACAAAAGTTAGTAAGTTGTCCATTTCAATACAGGTAAGCGGTTAATTTAATTTGTCCAtcttgagaaaaaaatattacaaaaattgTTGCCATTTTGCAAAAGGAGAATCttctagtatttttttaatcatccaAGGAGGAACTAGATAGTCGTAACGAAAATCAATTAACAATTATAAAGTCACAATACATCGCAATTAAGAAGTAAAGTATAATTCGATGGTTACAATTGCTAtggaaaaaatcaataaaaaaaggtTGTCCATTCTATTCTAATTCCActctaaggaaaaaaataatacaattgaATTTTCCAATATCATGGATAATATACCTAGCTAAGATCAATTACTAAAAGTTAAGAAGTTCTAGTACATCCCAATTAAATCACAGAGAACAAAGGGAGCTATAATTAAAGGTCAGTtaaatttgtcaaaaaagaTTAGTGAAAATTAAGTTGAAGGGTCAAGAGTACCCCTTGAGATAAATTGGAAAAGCAGGCTATCGCAAACAAGGTTCTAAAAGACGCCAGGCGCTCCCAAGTCGGCCGGGTACCTCCTAGCACCTAGGCGGGGCGCTTAATCGCCTAGGCGTTGGGCCCCCACCTAACACCTAAGCGGGGATTAATCGGCCCTAGGCAgggacttttagaacactgattgCAAATATCAATCAATAAATATTCTAAGTAAATGTGTGACCCAACAAATCTCTCCACCGCACATTATTGTGGTTCCCACTACAAAATGTGGGGTCCACCCAAAATCTCTTTTGTCCCGTGCGTCAACGGGTTCAATTCTAGTACAAACGAGGAAAATGTTAGCCTGCCTGGGTAGTTTAGGGAACAAGGATCTTACTGgtatttatttaccaaaaagaaaaaaaggatcTTGCTGGCATGGGTAATAAAGAAAGATTATGCCAAAATGGATTTggcctttttcttttcagtcTCCACCATCATTGAAAAGGGACCGCAGCATGTCGCTAGTGAATCATGGTGGTCTCGTCTCGGGTCTGTGGTACACATTGCATATAATACATGATACACCCAAAAACTACATTGAATTTTCCCGGTAACTAGATATCCGGGCTAGCTTTCGCGCCCAGCAACTACGTTATGCCAACCAGACATTGAATAAGTGAATTACAGTACTAAAAATATCTTCAATAACAAATATCTCAAGAAATAAGCATATAGCGCCGGGAAAAATCCAACAAACAATCAAATATGCGTATATAGAAGATCAATACTCCGCAATAAAACAACCTCTATGATCAATTCTAATGTCGACCGAGATTTCCTTATCACCTAAACCGACCAACGTCTAAAGACCATAAAAACTTGGATATCGAGAGGTCGCTTTTCATATACATCAACTGAAGTCCGGTATAAACAACTTGTCCAAAGTCGTCTATAAAGAGGAGTCAACTTGTCTAAAGTCCTTAGAAACAAACTTTTTACGGAAACAACTTGTCTAATATACCATCTTAACTTCTCATAAAACTATGTAACTTCGTATTAAATGAGTACAAGACTGACTAATAACTATGGTAATCCTAATGCTCCATATACAACTTCAATAACaaagaaaatcttccaactgaGAATGTCACTGCAAACGGGCGCATTCTGCGTTGTTCACGTATTGTATGATTTTGGCGTGTCTCACCTAACCAacattatagaaaaaaaaaaaaaggtgttcaaAAAATCAGCGATTAATCGCTGGCGGGGCCTATCCAACTAGATCCGACTAATTGCTATGCACCGATTACTAGACTTCGAATCTCAAAGGTGATTAACTGCCCAACTAGcacctagcgacttttagaacatccGGAAAAAACCAATGACTTGACTCTGTTTCACACCTTTTATTCATTTGGACAAATAAGGGTGAGAAAAGTGAAGAGTGATTTTGTAATTTAATAACACAATAAAGGCCAAAATGCCACCGAGTTCTGAACGAAAATAAGGCCAAAATCATTTCTAGGATGCTGAAGAATATGCCAATCAATAATTAAcctaagaaaaaaacaaaaaaaggcatAATTTCCTTCCATAGCTGTAAAGGTTTGTTAACAGCACGAGCTTCATCTCCagcaaaattcacaaaaaagcCTAAGAAATGTAGCAagaaaaattttttttttgggtaaatatgtAGCAAGAATTTCGGCAACACACatatcaagagagagagagaaagaaacataCCATGAAGAAGAGCAGAGAGGCTACCAGCAGGCATGAAATCATAAACAAGCAATTTCTCATCTTTGGAGAAATAATAAGCCCTGAGCGGCACCACATTCTCGTGCTTGACCCTCCCCAGCCCTTCCATGACAACTTCAAACTCCCGTTTGCTCACCACCACGTCCTTCAGCCGCTTCACCACCACCGTCGTCCCTTCCTCCAACACCGCCTTGTACGACGTCCCCACGCTCCCTTTCCCCAGCACCTCCGCCGACGCCCTCAGCAGGTCCTCCAGATCGAAGCTGTAAACCCCGCCGTCGAAAAACACCAGCTTGTTCCTCTCCCCACCCGCCCCTTCCATCGACCCGGTCACGTCGTCTTTCGAGGACGACGTCCCCGGGTCCCCTCCCGCGATGGCCCCGGCCGACCGTACGCCGGGCGGCTGGGGCTTCTGGGACTTCCTCTGCAGCCGCTGCCTCCGGCGGCAGCAGCAGAAGAGGAGTAGAAGAAGCAGAATCAGAAACACTGCCGATCCGACCGCGATGGCGACAATGGCGGCGGTGGAGAGCTTCTTCTTGGACTTCTTCACGGGCGGGGTTAGCGGCAAATCGGACGGGGACGGGGAAGGGGAGGGAAA contains the following coding sequences:
- the LOC131301596 gene encoding probable inactive receptor kinase At2g26730 yields the protein MAVFLRNGLNWVLIMAAMVMVVLSRRVASEPTQDKQALLAFISQVPHASRLRWNPNASACTWVGVECDADNASVYSLRLPGVGLVGPIPPNTLGQLTQLRVLSLRSNRLSGSLPSDFSNLTLLRSLYLQNNKLSGSFPSGIPSLPRLTRLDLSTNNLTGPIPFSLNNLTRLTGLFLEKNGFSGSLPSLSQSSLVNFNVSDNNLNGSIPSSLSKFPPSAFAGNLNLCGGPLQPCFPFFPSPSPSPSDLPLTPPVKKSKKKLSTAAIVAIAVGSAVFLILLLLLLFCCCRRRQRLQRKSQKPQPPGVRSAGAIAGGDPGTSSSKDDVTGSMEGAGGERNKLVFFDGGVYSFDLEDLLRASAEVLGKGSVGTSYKAVLEEGTTVVVKRLKDVVVSKREFEVVMEGLGRVKHENVVPLRAYYFSKDEKLLVYDFMPAGSLSALLHGSRGSGRTPLDWDNRMKIALSTARGLSHLHVSGKIIHGNIKASNVLLRHDHDGCVSDFGLTPLFGAATPPNRVAGYRAPEVLETRKATYKSDVYSFGVLLLELLTGKSPNQASLGEEGIDLPRWVQSVVREEWTAEVFDVELMRYHNIEEEMVQLLQIAMACVSTVPDQRPDMPEVVRMMEEINRGETTDDGLRQSSDEPSKGSDGHTPPQESRTPPRSVTP